In Streptomyces canus, one DNA window encodes the following:
- a CDS encoding acyl-CoA dehydrogenase family protein has protein sequence MSAPSTKPVVTEREAREVAEAAREQDWRKPSFAKELFLGRFRLDLIHPHPMPPEEDAQRGEDFLAKLRDFCETKVDGALIEREARIPDDVVDGLKELGAFGMKIDTKYGGLGLTQVYYNKALALAGSASPAIGVLLSAHQSIGVPQPLKLFGTQEQKERFLPRCARTDISAFLLTEPDVGSDPARLATSAVPDGDDYILDGVKLWTTNGVVADLLVVMARVPKSEGHKGGITAFVVETASPGITVENRNAFMGLRGIENGVTRFHQVRVPAANRIGPEGTGLKIALTTLNTGRLSLPASCVAAGKWCLKIAREWSAAREQWGKPIAHHEAVGSKISFIAATTFALEAVLDLSSQMADENRNDIRIEGALAKLYASEMAWLIADELVQIRGGRGFETADSLRARGEKAVPAEQVLRDLRINRIFEGSTEIMHLLIAREAVDAHLSVAGDLIDPEKSLGDKAKAGANAGVFYAKWLPKLVAGPGQLPTSYAEFKREVDLSVHLRYVERTARKLARSTFYAMSRWQGRMETKQGFLGRVVDIGAELFAMSAACVRAELLYTTESHGREAYQLADAFCHQSRLRVEELFGRLWNNTDDQDRKVVKGVMSGTYSWLEDGIVDPSGEGVWIADATPGPSEKENMHRPIR, from the coding sequence ATGTCCGCACCGTCCACCAAGCCCGTCGTCACCGAGCGCGAGGCCCGCGAGGTGGCGGAGGCCGCCCGGGAACAGGACTGGCGCAAGCCCAGCTTCGCCAAGGAACTGTTCCTCGGTCGTTTCCGGCTCGACCTCATCCACCCCCACCCGATGCCCCCCGAGGAGGACGCCCAGCGCGGCGAGGACTTCCTGGCCAAGCTCCGCGACTTCTGCGAGACCAAGGTGGACGGCGCCCTCATCGAACGCGAGGCCCGGATCCCCGACGACGTCGTGGACGGGCTCAAGGAACTCGGCGCCTTCGGCATGAAGATCGACACCAAGTACGGCGGCCTCGGCCTCACCCAGGTGTACTACAACAAGGCGCTGGCCCTCGCGGGCTCCGCGAGCCCCGCGATCGGCGTGCTGCTGTCGGCCCACCAGTCGATCGGCGTGCCCCAGCCGCTGAAGCTCTTCGGCACGCAGGAGCAGAAGGAGCGGTTCCTGCCCCGGTGTGCCCGCACCGACATCAGCGCCTTCCTCCTCACCGAACCGGACGTCGGCTCCGACCCGGCACGCCTCGCGACCAGCGCGGTGCCCGACGGGGACGACTACATCCTCGACGGAGTGAAACTGTGGACCACCAACGGCGTGGTGGCCGACCTGCTCGTCGTGATGGCCCGCGTCCCCAAGTCCGAGGGCCACAAGGGCGGCATCACCGCCTTCGTCGTGGAGACCGCCTCACCCGGCATCACCGTCGAGAACCGCAACGCCTTCATGGGCCTGCGCGGCATCGAGAACGGCGTCACCCGCTTCCACCAGGTCCGGGTGCCCGCGGCCAACCGCATCGGCCCCGAGGGCACGGGCCTGAAGATCGCCCTGACCACCCTGAACACCGGGCGCCTCTCGCTGCCCGCCTCCTGCGTGGCCGCCGGCAAGTGGTGTCTGAAGATCGCCCGCGAGTGGTCCGCGGCCCGCGAACAGTGGGGCAAACCGATCGCCCACCACGAGGCCGTCGGCTCCAAGATCTCCTTCATCGCGGCGACGACCTTCGCCCTGGAGGCCGTGCTCGACCTCTCGAGTCAGATGGCCGACGAGAACCGCAACGACATCCGTATCGAGGGAGCCCTCGCCAAGCTCTACGCCTCCGAGATGGCCTGGCTCATCGCCGACGAACTGGTCCAGATCCGCGGCGGCCGGGGCTTCGAGACCGCCGATTCCCTCAGGGCCCGCGGCGAGAAGGCCGTCCCCGCCGAACAGGTCCTGCGCGACCTGCGCATCAACCGCATCTTCGAGGGCTCCACGGAGATCATGCACCTGCTGATCGCCCGCGAGGCCGTCGACGCCCACCTCTCGGTCGCGGGCGACCTCATCGACCCGGAGAAGTCCCTCGGCGACAAGGCGAAGGCGGGCGCGAACGCGGGCGTCTTCTACGCCAAATGGCTCCCGAAGCTGGTAGCGGGACCGGGCCAACTCCCCACCTCCTACGCCGAGTTCAAGCGCGAAGTAGACCTCTCGGTACACCTGCGCTACGTCGAACGAACGGCCCGCAAACTCGCCCGCTCCACCTTCTACGCCATGTCCCGCTGGCAGGGCCGGATGGAGACCAAGCAGGGCTTCCTCGGCCGCGTCGTCGACATCGGCGCCGAACTCTTCGCGATGAGCGCGGCCTGCGTACGCGCCGAACTCCTCTACACCACCGAATCCCACGGCCGTGAGGCCTACCAACTCGCCGACGCCTTCTGCCACCAGTCCCGCCTGCGCGTCGAGGAACTCTTCGGCCGCCTGTGGAACAACACCGACGACCAGGACCGCAAGGTCGTCAAGGGAGTCATGTCCGGCACCTACTCCTGGCTGGAGGACGGCATCGTCGACCCCTCGGGCGAGGGCGTCTGGATCGCGGACGCCACCCCCGGCCCTTCGGAGAAGGAGAACATGCACCGGCCCATCCGGTGA
- a CDS encoding LacI family DNA-binding transcriptional regulator: MVTLAEVAQHAGVSASTVSYVLSGKRSISTTTRQRVEESIRELGYHPNAGARALASSRSNIIALMIPLRTDMYVPVMMEIAIAVATTARTHGYDVLLLTGEEGPDAVRRVTGSGLADAMILMDVELDDERLPFLRGTDQPSVLIGLPADTSGLTCVDLDFRATGALCVEHLAKLGHRDIAVIGEAPAVYERHTGFAERTLDGLRSRAQELGVRLLHRPCDGGYDAMAVTLARVLDERPSTTGFVVQNEQAVEPLLALLRQQGRAIPEDVSVVAICPEQVAVQASVRLTSVAIPAQEMGRHALERLVAKLEGRGEDEVVLIEPELTVRASTGPAPSTT, translated from the coding sequence ATGGTCACCCTCGCCGAGGTCGCCCAGCACGCCGGAGTCTCGGCGAGCACGGTGAGCTATGTCCTCAGTGGCAAGCGGTCCATCTCGACGACCACCCGGCAGCGCGTCGAGGAGAGCATCCGCGAGCTCGGCTACCACCCGAACGCCGGCGCCCGCGCCCTCGCCAGTAGCAGGTCGAACATCATCGCGCTGATGATCCCGCTCCGCACCGACATGTACGTGCCGGTGATGATGGAGATCGCCATCGCGGTGGCCACCACCGCACGGACGCACGGCTACGACGTCCTGCTGCTCACCGGCGAGGAGGGTCCCGACGCCGTACGGCGCGTCACCGGCAGCGGGCTCGCCGACGCGATGATCCTGATGGACGTCGAACTCGACGACGAGCGGCTGCCGTTCCTGCGCGGCACCGACCAGCCCTCCGTGCTCATCGGCCTGCCCGCCGACACCTCCGGGCTCACCTGCGTCGACCTCGACTTCCGGGCCACCGGCGCGCTGTGCGTCGAGCACCTCGCGAAGCTCGGTCACCGCGACATCGCTGTCATCGGCGAGGCCCCCGCGGTCTACGAACGGCACACCGGTTTCGCCGAGCGCACTCTGGACGGACTCCGGTCGCGGGCCCAGGAGTTGGGCGTACGACTGCTGCACCGGCCGTGCGACGGCGGGTACGACGCGATGGCCGTGACGCTCGCCCGCGTCCTCGACGAGCGTCCGTCCACCACGGGCTTCGTCGTGCAGAACGAGCAGGCGGTCGAGCCGCTGCTCGCGCTGCTGCGCCAGCAGGGCCGGGCCATTCCCGAGGACGTCTCGGTGGTCGCGATCTGCCCCGAACAGGTCGCCGTCCAGGCCTCGGTGCGGCTGACGTCGGTCGCCATTCCCGCCCAGGAGATGGGCCGGCACGCCCTGGAGCGGCTGGTCGCCAAGCTGGAGGGCCGCGGTGAGGACGAAGTGGTCCTGATCGAGCCCGAGTTGACGGTCCGGGCGAGCACCGGCCCGGCGCCTTCGACCACCTGA
- a CDS encoding glycoside hydrolase family 31 protein, translating into MNQPAENQPKVTLAQSSPTVGTFRERDGALEWSGRQETVRVEPWGPDAVRVRARLGGPILEGLPGALLDEPPATESTVKIGDGEGQLTVGALTVHVDAEGQLRFLRSADSAELLAEARAHFWWPGSRLYTAVGNGHHRLEQRFAAYDDEKLYGLGQHQHGKLDQKGLVLDLIQRNAEVGIPVLASSRGYTLLWNNPAIGRVELARNGTRWVADSARQIDYWITAGSPADGQRRYSGVTGRTPMLPEWAAGFWQCKLRYRTQDELLSVAREYKRRGLPLSAIVCDFFHWTHLGEWKFDPAEWPDPAAMVRELEEMGVKLVVSVWPSVSPLSENHLVMEQRGYFIGTQYGPMAHADWPDKGVASTVQVAFYDATNPEAREFMWSKVRDNYLAPYGITAFWLDACEPELKPGFQENLRYWAGPGLEVGNMYPAENSRTFHEGLTAAGEEVITLNRSAWAGSQRYGAALWSGDIGTDFPTLREQIAAGLNTAMSGIPWWNTDIGGFHGGDPDDPAYREVMVRWFQFGALSPLMRLHGFRDPGMPLGPEMTGGPNEVWSYGKEAGAIMEKYLRLRERLKPYVLKVMREAHEEGLTPMRPLFLEFPDDQATWTVDDAYLFGADLLVAPVLTAGATARTTYLPAGATWTDAWTGETYEGGTTVTVDAPLDRIPLFLRDGARLPVAE; encoded by the coding sequence GTGAATCAGCCTGCCGAAAACCAGCCCAAGGTCACTCTCGCGCAGTCGTCTCCCACCGTCGGTACGTTCCGGGAGCGGGACGGCGCGCTGGAGTGGAGCGGGCGCCAGGAGACCGTCCGTGTCGAGCCCTGGGGTCCGGACGCGGTCCGGGTGCGTGCCCGGCTCGGCGGGCCGATCCTCGAGGGGCTGCCGGGCGCCCTGCTCGACGAGCCGCCGGCCACCGAGAGCACGGTCAAGATCGGTGACGGGGAAGGCCAGTTGACGGTGGGCGCACTGACGGTCCACGTCGACGCCGAGGGGCAGCTCCGCTTCCTGCGCTCGGCGGACTCCGCCGAGCTGCTCGCGGAGGCCCGCGCCCACTTCTGGTGGCCCGGCTCGCGTCTGTACACCGCGGTCGGCAACGGCCACCACCGGCTGGAGCAGCGCTTCGCCGCCTACGACGACGAGAAGCTGTACGGCCTCGGCCAGCACCAGCACGGCAAGCTGGACCAGAAGGGCCTGGTCCTCGACCTGATCCAGCGCAATGCCGAGGTGGGCATCCCGGTTCTGGCCTCCAGTCGCGGCTACACCCTCCTCTGGAACAACCCGGCGATCGGTCGCGTGGAACTCGCCCGCAACGGCACGCGCTGGGTGGCCGACTCGGCCCGCCAGATCGACTACTGGATCACCGCGGGCTCCCCGGCCGACGGTCAGCGCCGCTACAGCGGGGTGACCGGCCGGACGCCGATGCTGCCGGAGTGGGCGGCGGGGTTCTGGCAGTGCAAGCTGCGTTACCGCACCCAGGACGAACTCCTGTCCGTGGCACGGGAGTACAAGCGGCGCGGGCTTCCCCTCTCCGCGATCGTCTGTGACTTCTTCCACTGGACGCACCTCGGCGAGTGGAAGTTCGACCCGGCCGAGTGGCCCGACCCGGCGGCGATGGTCCGTGAACTGGAGGAGATGGGCGTCAAGTTGGTGGTCAGCGTCTGGCCGTCGGTGTCGCCGCTCAGCGAGAACCACCTGGTCATGGAGCAGCGCGGCTACTTCATCGGCACCCAGTACGGCCCGATGGCGCACGCCGACTGGCCCGACAAGGGGGTCGCCTCCACCGTCCAGGTCGCCTTCTACGACGCCACGAACCCGGAGGCCCGGGAGTTCATGTGGTCGAAGGTCCGCGACAACTACCTTGCCCCGTACGGCATCACGGCCTTCTGGCTGGACGCCTGCGAGCCGGAACTCAAGCCCGGATTCCAGGAGAACCTGCGCTACTGGGCGGGGCCCGGCCTCGAGGTCGGCAACATGTACCCGGCCGAGAACTCCCGCACCTTCCACGAGGGCCTGACGGCCGCCGGCGAGGAGGTCATCACCCTCAACCGCTCGGCCTGGGCGGGCAGTCAGCGCTACGGCGCCGCCCTGTGGTCCGGTGACATCGGCACCGACTTCCCGACCCTGCGCGAGCAGATCGCCGCGGGTCTCAACACCGCGATGTCCGGCATTCCGTGGTGGAACACGGACATCGGCGGCTTCCACGGCGGCGACCCAGACGACCCGGCGTACCGCGAGGTCATGGTCCGCTGGTTCCAGTTCGGCGCCCTGTCCCCGCTCATGCGGCTGCACGGCTTCCGCGACCCGGGCATGCCGCTGGGACCGGAGATGACCGGCGGCCCCAACGAGGTGTGGTCGTACGGCAAGGAGGCCGGCGCGATCATGGAGAAGTACCTGCGCCTGCGCGAGCGGCTGAAGCCGTACGTCCTGAAGGTCATGCGCGAGGCCCACGAGGAGGGCCTGACGCCGATGCGCCCGCTGTTCCTGGAGTTCCCGGACGACCAGGCGACGTGGACGGTCGACGACGCGTATCTCTTCGGCGCGGATCTTCTGGTCGCGCCGGTGCTCACGGCGGGCGCGACGGCCCGTACGACCTATCTCCCGGCGGGCGCGACCTGGACGGACGCGTGGACCGGTGAGACGTACGAGGGCGGCACGACGGTGACCGTCGACGCCCCGCTGGACCGCATCCCGTTGTTCCTGCGGGACGGGGCGCGGCTTCCGGTGGCCGAGTAG
- a CDS encoding chorismate mutase, with product MRTTTPLRRALIAVTATAAVVLTATGSAVAVPVSGTAAAPHAAAPSLSALHPVVELAAERLATADLVAAAKWGTDSPIDDPAREQQVLDNVAAQAQQLGADPDEIRVIFRDQIEANKIVQRGLFQRWTDHPDEAPTTKPDLSVVRQEINRVTSALVEALATTADDRGALTCRPELALAGLQVHHEDHLDALHTRALVRALHSVCGS from the coding sequence ATGCGTACCACCACCCCCCTCCGACGTGCCCTGATCGCCGTGACCGCGACCGCGGCCGTCGTTCTCACCGCGACGGGTTCCGCGGTCGCGGTTCCCGTCTCCGGGACGGCCGCGGCGCCCCACGCCGCCGCCCCCTCCCTCTCCGCCCTGCATCCCGTCGTCGAACTCGCCGCCGAACGCCTGGCCACCGCCGACCTGGTCGCCGCCGCCAAGTGGGGCACCGACAGCCCCATCGACGACCCCGCCCGCGAACAACAGGTCCTCGACAACGTCGCCGCCCAGGCCCAGCAGCTCGGCGCCGACCCGGACGAGATCCGAGTGATCTTCCGCGACCAGATCGAGGCGAACAAGATCGTCCAGCGCGGTCTGTTCCAGCGGTGGACCGACCACCCCGACGAGGCGCCGACGACCAAGCCGGACCTGAGCGTCGTACGGCAGGAGATCAACCGTGTGACCAGCGCACTGGTCGAGGCCCTCGCCACCACCGCCGACGACCGCGGCGCGCTCACCTGCCGTCCCGAGCTGGCGCTGGCCGGCCTCCAGGTCCACCACGAGGATCACCTCGACGCCCTGCACACCAGGGCCCTGGTGCGTGCTCTGCACTCGGTCTGCGGAAGCTGA
- a CDS encoding glycoside hydrolase family 12 protein produces the protein MAKSTLRKITMAVLAPAMAIGATVGLASAPASAAVWNTCDQYGNTSLNGYTLYNNIWGSGAGSQCIWANSGTNWGVNANHPNTGGIKSYPNSKKVINKSITSLGSLSSSYNVSVPSSGAYNTSYDIWDTNHKYEIMLWVNKTGAVGPIGSSQGNVTLGGHTWTVYKGTNGSNQVFSFVRTSNSTSGTVDVLPILKWIKDTKGWFGNETIGDVQFGFEITSSSGGLNFTANNLTVSSS, from the coding sequence ATGGCAAAGAGCACCCTGCGCAAGATCACCATGGCGGTGCTGGCCCCGGCGATGGCCATCGGCGCCACCGTCGGACTCGCCTCGGCCCCCGCGTCCGCCGCCGTCTGGAACACCTGCGATCAGTACGGCAACACGAGCCTGAACGGCTACACGCTCTACAACAACATCTGGGGCTCCGGCGCCGGCAGCCAGTGCATCTGGGCCAACTCCGGCACCAACTGGGGCGTCAACGCCAACCACCCCAACACCGGCGGCATCAAGTCCTACCCCAACTCCAAGAAGGTGATCAACAAGTCGATCACCTCGCTGGGTTCGCTCTCCAGCAGCTACAACGTCTCGGTCCCGTCGTCCGGCGCGTACAACACGTCGTATGACATCTGGGACACCAACCACAAGTACGAGATCATGCTCTGGGTCAACAAGACCGGAGCCGTCGGCCCGATCGGCAGCTCGCAGGGCAACGTGACGCTCGGCGGCCACACCTGGACCGTGTACAAGGGCACCAACGGGTCGAACCAGGTGTTCTCCTTCGTGCGCACCTCGAACTCGACCTCGGGCACGGTCGACGTCCTCCCGATCCTGAAGTGGATCAAGGACACCAAGGGCTGGTTCGGCAACGAGACCATCGGTGACGTCCAGTTCGGCTTCGAGATCACCAGCTCGTCCGGTGGCCTCAACTTCACCGCGAACAACCTGACCGTAAGCAGCAGTTGA
- a CDS encoding glycosyl hydrolase family 95 catalytic domain-containing protein: MNLVHGTWEREPAARWEDGFLSGNGHHGALLFGDPTDERVVVTHHTLVRPNGAEHARPPRLAAGLPALQDRLLSGDLHAAESFTDRRELQWVQPFHPAFAIRLRRTASAEDSGYRRSVDFTTGVARTEYDGRLSRVFVSRADDVVVHQATTPDLDISLDHRLPNAPHGLAVGHGAVLTPEGALLTLRARYPGSDRAYTGVTLVVVTGGRTTLTPPGLRVTGADSVLLLTRVLRHTDDPDALAEARALRELLPDRQDPYDGLLARHTESHRTAYERVTLDLAADPAERALPGSELLERSDSPALLERLFAAGRYHLLSSSGLFPPRLNGLWTGDWDTAWSGAFTNDANVNLQTASAASADLPEVTEALASLIHRQLSDWQDNAREIFGTRGAVAPPHSDGESGLTYHFNREYPLHLWTAGADWLLKPLVDHDETRGEQDPRTARALAEVALFYEDFLTRTDADGHLVVVPSYSPENRPANASWGAINAAMDLSAARHALLTAAAYHPEKTEAWRALAYRLPPHRVNADGALAEWAWPGLDDTYDHRHLSHLYGVWPLDEITPYDTPDLAGAAHRALELRGSENDSAHGHLHHALVAARLRDAERVAHALGQVLGGDFFHASLMSAHYPNRHVYNADAAHTLPAVLVEMLVQSTPDRLVLLPAVPTTCPRGELRGIRTRFGAALDLTWSPTEATAVLRPTRTHRVELRTSSGTEPLDLVAGEDHVLRLEAW, translated from the coding sequence ATGAACCTCGTCCACGGCACCTGGGAACGCGAACCGGCCGCGCGCTGGGAGGACGGCTTCCTCAGCGGCAACGGCCACCACGGCGCTCTCCTCTTCGGCGATCCGACCGACGAGCGGGTCGTCGTCACCCACCACACCCTCGTCCGCCCCAACGGCGCCGAACACGCCCGCCCGCCCCGGCTCGCCGCCGGACTCCCCGCGCTCCAGGACCGGTTGCTCTCCGGCGACCTCCACGCGGCCGAGAGCTTCACCGACCGGCGCGAGCTCCAGTGGGTACAGCCCTTCCACCCGGCCTTCGCGATCCGGCTGCGGCGGACCGCGTCCGCCGAAGACTCCGGCTACCGCCGCTCCGTCGACTTCACCACCGGCGTCGCACGGACGGAGTACGACGGCCGCCTCAGCCGCGTCTTCGTCTCCCGTGCCGACGACGTCGTCGTCCACCAGGCCACCACTCCCGACCTGGACATCTCCCTCGACCACCGGCTCCCGAACGCCCCGCACGGCCTCGCCGTCGGCCACGGCGCCGTGCTCACCCCCGAGGGAGCCCTGCTCACCCTGCGCGCCCGCTACCCCGGCAGCGACCGCGCCTACACCGGCGTGACCCTCGTCGTGGTCACGGGCGGCCGTACGACACTCACGCCCCCCGGGCTCCGCGTCACCGGCGCGGACTCCGTCCTCCTGCTGACCCGCGTCCTGCGGCACACCGACGATCCGGACGCGCTCGCCGAGGCCCGCGCCCTGCGCGAGCTGCTGCCCGACCGGCAGGATCCCTACGACGGCCTCCTGGCCCGCCACACCGAGTCCCACCGCACCGCCTACGAACGCGTCACCCTCGACCTCGCCGCCGACCCCGCCGAACGCGCGCTGCCGGGCTCGGAGTTGCTGGAGCGTTCCGACAGTCCCGCCCTCCTGGAACGCCTCTTCGCCGCCGGCCGCTACCACCTGCTCTCCTCCAGCGGCCTCTTCCCACCCCGCCTCAACGGTCTGTGGACCGGCGACTGGGACACCGCATGGTCGGGAGCGTTCACCAACGACGCCAATGTCAACCTCCAGACCGCGTCGGCAGCGAGCGCTGACCTTCCCGAAGTCACCGAAGCCCTCGCCTCCCTGATCCACCGTCAGCTGTCCGACTGGCAGGACAACGCCCGCGAGATCTTCGGCACCCGGGGTGCCGTGGCCCCGCCGCACTCCGACGGCGAGTCCGGGCTGACGTACCACTTCAACCGCGAGTACCCGCTGCACCTGTGGACCGCGGGTGCCGACTGGCTGCTCAAGCCCCTCGTCGACCACGACGAGACCCGCGGCGAACAGGACCCGCGCACCGCCCGTGCGCTCGCCGAAGTCGCCCTGTTCTACGAGGACTTCCTCACCCGCACCGACGCCGACGGCCATCTCGTCGTCGTCCCCTCCTACTCGCCCGAGAACCGTCCCGCGAACGCCAGTTGGGGCGCGATCAACGCGGCCATGGACCTCTCGGCCGCCCGGCACGCCCTGCTCACGGCCGCCGCCTACCACCCCGAGAAGACGGAGGCCTGGCGCGCCCTCGCCTACCGGCTCCCTCCCCACCGGGTCAACGCCGACGGCGCCCTCGCCGAATGGGCGTGGCCCGGCCTCGACGACACCTACGACCACCGCCACCTCAGCCACCTCTACGGTGTCTGGCCACTCGACGAGATCACCCCCTACGACACCCCCGACCTCGCCGGGGCCGCCCACCGCGCCCTCGAACTCCGCGGCTCCGAGAACGACTCGGCCCACGGCCATCTCCACCACGCCCTCGTCGCGGCCCGGCTGCGCGACGCGGAACGGGTCGCGCACGCCCTCGGCCAGGTCCTGGGGGGCGACTTCTTCCACGCCTCGCTGATGAGCGCGCACTACCCGAACCGGCACGTCTACAACGCGGACGCCGCCCACACCCTGCCCGCCGTCCTCGTCGAAATGCTCGTGCAGTCGACACCGGACCGGCTGGTGCTGCTCCCGGCGGTTCCGACCACCTGCCCCCGAGGTGAACTACGGGGCATCCGCACCAGGTTCGGGGCCGCACTCGACCTCACCTGGAGCCCCACCGAAGCGACCGCGGTGCTGCGCCCCACCCGCACCCACCGCGTCGAACTCCGGACTTCCTCCGGCACCGAGCCGCTCGACCTCGTCGCCGGAGAAGACCACGTCCTTCGTCTGGAGGCGTGGTAA
- a CDS encoding beta-galactosidase yields the protein MAVERRPHLGDATRGRILYGGDYNPEQWPEETWPEDVRLMRAAGVNSVTVGVFSWARLEPRPGERDFGWLDRLMDLMHDNGIGVVLATPTSSPPPWMGHLHPDTLPVTEDGRTEYWGGRQHFSHSSATYRRYAAAISEDLAARYGGHPALTMWHINNEYCTYDWSDEAAARFRTWLRQRYGSLDALNSAWGTAFWSQGYGDWAEIHTPRHAHYMKNPSQVLDFKRFTSDMLLECYLAERDIVRRATPNTPVTSNFMPLWVGQDAWRWAEEEDVVSVDLYPDPRDPLGAQQGALVQDMTRSQARGPWMLMEQAAGPVNWRGVNHPKPRGLNRLWSLQAVARGADAVCFFQWRQSRQGAEKFHSGMVSHAGEEGRTYQEVKRLGAELAAISAQVTGCHTAHDIAVLHDWHAWWAGAQDGRLSSEADYPDVLKAWHRALWQAHLTTDFAHPEHDLTAYKVVVVPQLYALTDAAIDNLLGYVHQGGTLVSGFLTGVADEDDRVRPGGMDARLRDLFGIRTLHEWWPLDAGEYAECDDFRGTLWSEEIDKSEDATTEASYKGGELDGLPAVLRRGRAWYLSTLPEPGALRELLAGIATGAGVRPVLDGLPDQVEAVRRGDLLFLLHHGREPVTVRVPGTHHDLLTGTAVTNQLTLERYGVAVLRP from the coding sequence ATGGCCGTGGAAAGGAGGCCGCACCTGGGCGACGCCACCCGCGGCCGCATCCTCTACGGCGGCGACTACAACCCCGAGCAGTGGCCCGAGGAGACCTGGCCGGAGGACGTCCGGCTGATGAGGGCCGCCGGCGTCAACTCCGTCACCGTCGGGGTCTTCTCCTGGGCCAGGCTCGAACCCCGGCCGGGGGAGCGGGACTTCGGCTGGCTGGACCGGCTGATGGACCTCATGCACGACAACGGCATCGGGGTCGTCCTCGCCACCCCCACCTCCTCGCCACCGCCGTGGATGGGCCACCTGCACCCCGACACCCTGCCCGTCACCGAGGACGGCCGCACCGAGTACTGGGGCGGGCGCCAGCACTTCTCGCACTCCAGCGCCACCTACCGCCGTTACGCCGCCGCCATCAGCGAGGACCTCGCCGCCCGCTACGGCGGCCACCCGGCCCTCACGATGTGGCACATCAACAACGAGTACTGCACCTACGACTGGAGCGACGAGGCCGCCGCCCGCTTCCGCACCTGGCTGCGGCAACGCTACGGCTCCCTCGACGCCCTCAACTCCGCCTGGGGAACCGCCTTCTGGAGCCAGGGCTACGGCGACTGGGCCGAGATCCACACGCCTCGCCACGCCCACTACATGAAGAACCCCAGCCAGGTGCTGGACTTCAAGCGGTTCACCTCCGACATGCTCCTCGAGTGCTACCTCGCCGAGCGGGACATCGTCCGCCGGGCCACCCCGAACACCCCGGTGACCAGCAACTTCATGCCCCTGTGGGTCGGCCAGGACGCCTGGCGCTGGGCCGAGGAGGAGGACGTCGTCTCCGTCGACCTCTATCCGGACCCCCGTGATCCTCTCGGGGCTCAACAGGGCGCTCTCGTCCAGGACATGACCCGCTCGCAGGCCCGTGGGCCGTGGATGCTCATGGAGCAGGCCGCCGGACCGGTCAACTGGCGGGGCGTGAACCACCCCAAGCCCCGTGGGCTGAACCGCCTCTGGTCCCTCCAGGCCGTCGCCCGCGGGGCCGACGCCGTCTGCTTCTTCCAGTGGCGCCAGTCCCGGCAAGGCGCGGAGAAGTTCCACTCCGGCATGGTCAGCCACGCGGGGGAGGAGGGACGCACCTATCAGGAGGTCAAGCGGCTCGGAGCCGAACTGGCCGCGATCTCAGCGCAGGTGACGGGATGTCACACCGCCCACGACATCGCTGTCCTGCACGACTGGCATGCCTGGTGGGCCGGCGCCCAGGACGGCCGCCTCTCCAGCGAGGCCGACTACCCCGACGTCCTCAAGGCCTGGCACCGCGCGCTCTGGCAAGCCCACCTCACCACCGACTTCGCTCACCCCGAACACGACCTCACCGCCTACAAGGTGGTCGTCGTCCCCCAGCTGTACGCCCTCACCGACGCGGCGATCGACAACCTCCTCGGCTACGTCCACCAGGGCGGCACCCTCGTCTCCGGATTCCTCACCGGCGTCGCCGACGAGGACGACCGGGTGCGCCCCGGAGGCATGGACGCCCGGCTGCGCGACCTGTTCGGCATCCGCACCCTGCACGAGTGGTGGCCGCTGGACGCGGGGGAGTACGCGGAATGCGACGACTTCCGCGGCACCCTGTGGTCGGAGGAGATCGACAAGTCCGAGGACGCCACAACAGAGGCCTCGTACAAGGGCGGTGAGCTCGACGGGCTGCCCGCCGTGCTGCGCAGGGGCCGCGCCTGGTACCTCTCGACGCTTCCCGAGCCGGGCGCCCTGCGCGAGCTCCTCGCCGGGATCGCCACGGGAGCGGGCGTGCGACCGGTCCTCGACGGACTGCCCGACCAGGTCGAGGCCGTCCGCCGCGGTGACCTGCTCTTCCTGCTCCACCACGGCCGCGAGCCGGTGACGGTCCGGGTGCCGGGCACCCACCACGACCTGCTGACCGGAACGGCCGTCACGAACCAACTCACCCTGGAACGTTACGGTGTGGCGGTACTGCGCCCATGA